Genomic segment of Candidatus Methylomirabilota bacterium:
TCGTGGAGGGTGCATGCGCGTGCTCGTGGTCGAGGACGAACGAAAGGTCGCGAGCTTCATCCGCCAGGGGCTCGAGGAAGAAGGGCACGCGGTGGAGGTGGCGGCCGACGGCGCCGCCGCTCTCGACCTGGTCCTCGAGGGACCTCCTTACGACCTGATCGTGCTCGACGTCATGCTGCCCCGGCGCGATGGCTTCGCCGTGCTGAAGGCGCTCCGGGAGCGGCGCATCCAGACCCCGGTCCTCCTGCTGACCGCGCGCGACAGCGTCTCCGACAGGGTGGCGGGCCTCGACCTCGGCGCCGACGACTACCTCACCAAGCCGTTCGCCTTCGAGGAGTTTCTGGCCCGCGTCCGGGCACTCCTGCGGCGGGGCGCGCAGCAACGCGCGCCGGTGCTGCGGGTCGCCGACCTGTCGCTCGATCCCGCCACCCGGGAGGTCAGGC
This window contains:
- a CDS encoding response regulator transcription factor, whose protein sequence is MRVLVVEDERKVASFIRQGLEEEGHAVEVAADGAAALDLVLEGPPYDLIVLDVMLPRRDGFAVLKALRERRIQTPVLLLTARDSVSDRVAGLDLGADDYLTKPFAFEEFLARVRALLRRGAQQRAPVLRVADLSLDPATREVRRGGRRITLTTREYALLEYLMRNAGRILTRPMLAEHVWGLDFDSETNVIDVYVGYLRRKIDAPGDPRLVHTMRGAGYVLKAPE